The region GTATGATTGACGGCTTTTTCACATGGGATTCCCAGTATTTCCTTACAAAATATTTTATTAAAACCTTTGTATACACCATTTATATCTTTATAAAATATAGGACCTGGAATAGTATCTATCAATTTTTTTAGGAATTTGGCCCGCTCGTCAAGAGAGATTTTCTTTTCTTCAAGTTCATTTTCACTTTTAACCCTTAAAATTAAGTTTCCTATCTGGCTGGCAATGGATTCCAGAACTATTTTTGTATCTTCAGCAATTCCTTCAGGATTAAAAGACGAGACGACAAATGAGGCAATTACCTCCCCATCTTCTTTCTTTATTGGAATGATGCCGATGGTTTTCATTTCTTTAATATATTCTTTGTCCTTGAGTGTGCCAGCAATTTCTTCGGGTGGCATGTAACGAATTTTACCTTCTTCAACGAGCTTTGCCTGCAATGAATCCGCAGGATAATGCTAGCTATTTTTCAAGATGTCTTCAGGAACGTCTCCCCCATAAGCTATGAGATTCGATCCTTCATTTTTTGACCTCAGGTATATCGCTGTGACGTCAATATCTTCCAGTGAAAGAATATGTTTTGACAAAGAATGAAAAGCAGTTTCTAAATTGTTTGATGCGCCAAGCTCAATAGCAATATCTCTCTGCAAGGTTAACATCTTTTCCCTGTTCAACAAAGTACTCTCCAGTGTAAAGTTAATAATTTATAGGCATATAATGTTTTACATGACTATATTTTTGGTTATGTTATGTATATACATAAAAAAGTTGCATTTATTTTAATTTGTTGATTGTATTTGTTTATATATAAATCAATAGTACAAATCTTGTCTTAATCAACACTTAAAGAAGCGTTTCCAGCTACCTTTATGTAATCATGGCAACATCTAGTTGCCGTGTATATGACTATTGTTGTATTTGCTGAAAAAAACAAGGCTGCAGCCAAACTTGCGACTATTTTGAGCGGAGGAAATAGTACAAGAGAGCATGTGGCTGACCTGCCGGTGTATTCCTTTGTGGCTAAAGGGGATGAATACAAGATAATTGGTCTTGCCGGGCACATTACATCCTATGATTTTGATCCGGCTTACCGGGACTGGAAGGCAATTGACCCTGCGGTCCTTTTGACAGCTGACCCGATCAAAAATATCACCAAGAAAAATTATGAACGGGCTGTCAGGCAACTTGCAAAACAAGCAGATTCCATTGTACTTGCATGTGATTATGACCGGGAAGGAGAGAATATCGGTTTTGAGGCACGTGATATTGCTCTGCAGGTCAAAAAAGTTCCTGTAAAAAGGGCCAGGTTTTCTTCCCTGTCTGCAAATGAGGTCCAAAAGGCTTTTAATAATCTTGTAGAGCCGGATACCAATCTGGCCCTGTCCGCAGATACTCGCCAGATACTTGACCTGAGAATGGGTGCGGCTTTCACCCGTTTTATGACCCTTGCTGTCCGGGAGGAGGCATACACCAAAAACATTCTTTCAATCGGTCCGTGCCAGACTCCAACCTGCGGTTTTGTATATGAAAGGGAAAAAACCATCCGTGATTTTCAACCCGAGGATTTCTGGAAGATAGAAGCGGTTTTCCAGGCAGGATCCAGTGAATTTGAGGGTGTACATCGTAAAGGCAACATCCGGGATGTTGAACTTGCAAAAAAGATATATGAAAAACTGCAGGGTACCAGAGAAGCCATCGTGTTTCGCCTCAATATCAAAGAAAAACAGATCAATCCTCCTTATCCTCTAAATACGAATGAGTTCCTCAAAAGGGCTTCCAAATTTCTGGATATCAGTCCGGAAAAAGCCCTGGAAATAGCAGAGCAGCTTTACCTGGCCGGCTTTATCAGTTATCCCAGGACAGAAACAAACCGCTATCCTGAGGACCATGACTTTAAATCCATGCTTAAAAACCTTCTCAGGATAGATGAATACGCCCCCTTTGCAGAAAATTTACTCAAAACGACAGTATCTCCCCGTAATGGGAAAAAGGATGGCCATGACCACCCGCCTATCCATCCTATAAAAGCAGTTTCCGAAAAACAGATCAAAAATGCAGTTAAACTGGATAATTCCTGGAAAGTATATGACCTGATTGTGCGTCATTTTCTCGCCAATCTTATGGATCCTGCCCTCTTTGAAAAAACTCACATGGAAGTGCATGTGAAAGATGAACCTTTTGATTGTAAGGGTTCGGTTATGAAATCTGAAGGATGGAAACAGGTCTATCCGTTTGAGATATCAAAAGAAAAGCTCCTTCCTCATGTACAAGAAGGGGACAAGGTGGCTGTAAACAAACTCACAAACACCAAATCCCAGACCACACCTCCCAAACGTCTAACTGAAGCCGAACTTCTGACCCTCATGGATAAACATGGTATCGGAACCAAGGCAACAGCCCCCTCACACATCGAAACAAACAAGAAAAGAGGTTATTTTGAGATTAAAGGCAAGACAATTTCCATGCTGGATACCGGCTTTAACCTCATGGATGCACTGGGGGTTTCGGTACCTATATTGATACAACCTGAAATCAGGGCAAAAATTGAAGGGTTGATAGAGGATGTTGAAAAAGGAATAAAATCCTTTGATGAGGCCATCAGTGAAGGTACCGTCCTTATACAGAAAATGTATACACGGCTCAAGTCCGGTAAAGGCGATATTGTGCTGCGTATCGCAGGCTCTATAAAAGATGAAAAACTGGCTGAAGATAAGAAAAATCACATTGGCAAATGCGATAAATGTGGCAGGACGCTGAGTATTATACGTACTGATAAGGGTCGTTTTGTAGGTTGCAGCGGCTATCCACAATGTCGCAATACGTATCCTCTCCCCCGAAAAGGTTCCCTGGATGTAATGCGCTCCCGGGAGTGCAAAAAGGGTGGATTTGCCGTACTCAAGGTCGGTGGTGGGAAATATTACTGGAGTGTTGGGGTTGGTCCATGTTTTAATTGTGAAAAACAAAAACTATGCTTCCCGCCTACTGTGATAGGTAAATGTCCAACCTGTGGCTGCGACATGATATTGATTGAGACCAAAGATTCGAAATTCCTGGGCTGTGCACGACGCTGTGGTTTTACGTGTTCATACCCCCAAAAGGGTCGTGTTACACTGCGGGATGAGACCTGTGACGAATGTGGATGGAGAATCGTCAGGGTAAAGGAACCCAAAAAAGACGGCCGGCATTATTGCATTAACCGCAAATGCAATCAAAAATTCAAGAATCTGCTCTGAGGTTATATTATGTGTCCCAAAGGGACTTATTGCCTTATACTGAAAACAGGTGGCTGTACGGTTAGTGTAGGAAGTCTCAAATCCATCGTATTTGAAGCAGGTTATTATGTTTATGTGGGGTCTGCACTGGGTCCCGGCGGACTCAAACGTATGTATCGCCATCAAAAGCTTGCCCGGGAAAAGGACAAAAACCCCAGGTGGCATATTGATTATTTACTTGTCCATCCGGATTTTGAGTTTGTTGATGTTGTTTACACCTGCTCTGAAAAACATATCGAATGTGGCATTGCTGACAATCTGCAGGGTAATTATGTGTTGAAATTCGGTTGTTCGGATTGTTCCTGCCAATCCCATCTATTCCACAGGTTGACCTGTCCTGTAAATGAAATACAGGCAGCAATTGAGGATATCGGGCAAATACCAAAAACATTGAGCGAAAATGATGATTCCTGAGAATCACCATTCATTCTCAAAATTATCCCTGTACGTGATTTCTGCCAGGGATTTCCTTGTGGATGACCTTTCTTCGTCTGTTGGATGGCCTATTGCGATAATAGCCATAAGTTCCATATCTGCCGGTGCTTTGAGAATTGAATTTACTTTATCTTCCTGATTGAGTATCTCTCCCAGCCAGACAGCACCCAGACCAAGTTCATTGCATGCAAGGAGCATGTTCTCTATCGAAGCACCTATGGACTGGATGTCCTTGGTACGGTTATATCCGCTTTCCTTATCGAAATAGAAAGCAACAAGCACTTTTGCACCTTTCACAGTGTCACTGTAATGGGTGCAACCGGCTAGTTGATCGATAGTATCTTCCCTGCGAATCACCACAAATTTCCAGGGCTGGTTATTGAGTCCTGAAGGAGCCCAGCGAGCACATTCTAAGAGAGTTGTGATGGTCTTGTCATCCACATCCTCTTCAGTAAAATGGCGTACACTTCTGCGATTGTAGATATTATCTAAAGTGTTCATGTTTTCCTCCAAAAAAGGAAAATAAAGGAAAGAAAATGGGTTATTTTTCGTTGAGTTCACTGTTAAGCCAGGGCATCATGGCACGCAGTTTCCTGCCTACCTCTTCAACCGGGTGTTCCCTGTCCTGACGTTCCATTGCTTTAAGTACAGGGTTGTTGGCTTTATTTTCCAGTACGAAATCTTTTGCAAATTCTCCACTCTGGATGCGGTCCAGGGCTTCATACATTGCCAGTCTGGATTCATCGTTGATGACCTTGGGTCCAACTGTCATTCCACCGTATTCTGCTGTGTTGGAGACAGAGTACCACATTTTTTCCAGTCCCCCTTCGTGGATAAGGTCAACGATAAGTTTGACTTCGTGCAGTGTCTCGAAATATGCCATTTCAGGCTTGTAACCTGCTTCCACAAGTACCTCAAAGGAATTCTTGATCAGGGAAGCAACACCGCCACAGAGATCCACCTGTTCACCGAAAAGATCGGTCTCTGTTTCCTCGCGGAATGTGGTTTCAATGACACCCGCACGGGTACATCCCACACCCCGGGCATGGGCAAGGGCCAGTTTCTTTGCATTGCCTGTAGCATCCTGATAGATCGCGATCAGACCTGGCACACCGGCATTGTCCATGTAGGTCCTCCTGACCAGGTGCCCCGGACTCTTTGGAGCAACCATGTAGACATCAACGTCTACTGGGGGCACGATCTGGTTGTAGTGGATGTTGAACCCATGGGAAAAGACAAGTGCATTTCCTCCTTCAAGTCCCGGCTCGATTTTGTCCCTGTATACATCAGCCTGTACTTCATCGGGCATGAGAATCTGGATAATGTCGGCTTCCCTTGCAGCATCTTCAACAGACATGACTTTCAGGCCATCTTCTTCTGCCTGTTTCCAGCGTCTGCTACCAACCCTAAGGCCGACCCTGACATCAAGACCGGAGTCATGAAGGTTCTGTGCCTGAGCGTGTCCCTGGCTTCCATAACCGATAACTGCAATCTTCTTGCTATCCATCACTGAAAAATCAGCATCTTCATCGTAATATAGGTCTACCATTTATTTCAATCTCCTGTTAAATATTATAATTATGAACTTTTTGAGCCCCTTGTCAGGGCAATTCTTCCTGTACGGACAAGTTCCTTGATCCCGAAGGGTTTGAGTAGTTTCTCTATAGCTGCAATTTTTTCTTCATCGCCGGTAACTTCAATGATAATGGATTTTGAAGCTACGTCAACAATACGTGCACGGAAGATATCAACTATCTGGATTATCTCAGCCCTCGTATCCTTATCGGATTTAACCTTGATAAGAGCCAGTTCCCTTTCCACGGATTCGTCAGCACCAAGATCGGTAACACGAATCACATCGATCAGTTTATTCAGTTGTTTGCTAACCTGTTCTACGACATGGTCATCCCCGCGGACCACCAGGGTCATTCTGGAGACGTTAGGATCTTCAGTAACTCCTACTGCAAGACTATCGATATTATATCCGCGTCTTGCAAAGAGCCCTGCCACCCTTGACAGCACTCCGAACTTATTCTCTACCAGAACTGCAAGTGTGTGTCTCATTCTTTCCTCTCCAGGTCAAGTATTTCATTGATAGGTGCACCTGCAGGCACCATTGGCGATACGTTTTCCTCACATTCTACAATAAAGTCTATAATTACCGGTTTACCTGAATCCATCGCTTTTTCAAGAGCCGGTTTGACCTCTGAAGTTTTCTCAACCCTGATACCAACCGCACCATAAGCTTGGGCCAGTTTCACGAAATCAACACTGTCCCGGATGCAGGTATGTGAATAACGCTTCTCAAAGAACAATTCCTGCCACTGCCTGACCATTCCCAGATAACCGTTGTTCATTATGGCTACGATGACCGGAATGTCATTCTGGACAGCAGTTGCGATTTCCTGGGAATTCATCTGGAATGAACCATCGCCTGCAATATTGAATACAACTCTATCCGGCTTTCCGACCTTGGCACCGATTGCTGCAGGATAGCCGTATCCCATTGTCCCAAGTCCCCCGGATGTGATGAAACTGCGAGGCTGGCTAAATTTATAATACTGGGCTGCCCACATCTGGTGCTGGCCGACTTCAGTAACTATGATGGCATCTTTGCATGCTTCATAGACCTGTTCAATAATGTACTGGGGTTTGAGACCGTCCTGTTCACCAACATAGTGAAGTGGGTAGGATTTTTTCCAGCCCTCTATCCTGTCAAGCCACTCTTTCCTGGTTTCGTGTTCAACAGGGTTTACATATTTGTTAAGGGAAGATAAGATATTCTTTGCGTCCCCGACAATCGGTATATCCACCTTTATGTTCTTGGAAATCTCGGCAGGATCGATGTCAATGTGCAGGATTTTTGCGTTGGATGCAAAGGATGCAAGTTTACCCGTCACACGGTCGTCAAATCTTGCGCCGACTGCTATGAGAAGATCACATTCCTGTATTGCGTAGTTGGCATATTTAGTTCCGTGCATACCGGGCATTCCTATGTACAGGGGATGCTGTGTAGGGAACCCTCCTATTCCGGTAAGGGTAGTGGTGACGGGTGTCTGTATATGTTCAGCAAACTGCAGTAGTTCTTCACTGGCATTGGATCCCAGTATTCCACCGCCTGCATATATCAAAGGCCGATGGGCCTTTTCAATTGCAGATGCAGCCCGTTTTACCTGTTGGAGATTTCCCTTGTAGGTTGGTTTGTACCCTTTAAGGTCCACTTTATCCGGATAGGAAAATTCGATTTCCTCGGTTGTGATATCCTTGGGCAGGTCTATCAAAACAGGTCCGGGCCTTCCTGTGGATGCAATGTGAAAAGCCTCCTTGATTATACGGGGCAGGTCCTTTGCATCCTGCACAAGATAGTTGTGCTTGGTGATTGGCATTGTGATACCGGTGATATTTGCTTCCTGGAACGCATCGTTACCTATCATTGAACGGGGAACCTGTCCTGTGAGTGCGACCATTGGTATAGAATCCATGTAGGCATTTGCAATACCGGTTACAAGGTTGGTGGCACCGGGTCCTGAGGTTGCAAGA is a window of Methanohalophilus mahii DSM 5219 DNA encoding:
- the ilvC gene encoding ketol-acid reductoisomerase, which encodes MVDLYYDEDADFSVMDSKKIAVIGYGSQGHAQAQNLHDSGLDVRVGLRVGSRRWKQAEEDGLKVMSVEDAAREADIIQILMPDEVQADVYRDKIEPGLEGGNALVFSHGFNIHYNQIVPPVDVDVYMVAPKSPGHLVRRTYMDNAGVPGLIAIYQDATGNAKKLALAHARGVGCTRAGVIETTFREETETDLFGEQVDLCGGVASLIKNSFEVLVEAGYKPEMAYFETLHEVKLIVDLIHEGGLEKMWYSVSNTAEYGGMTVGPKVINDESRLAMYEALDRIQSGEFAKDFVLENKANNPVLKAMERQDREHPVEEVGRKLRAMMPWLNSELNEK
- a CDS encoding nitroreductase family protein, which produces MNTLDNIYNRRSVRHFTEEDVDDKTITTLLECARWAPSGLNNQPWKFVVIRREDTIDQLAGCTHYSDTVKGAKVLVAFYFDKESGYNRTKDIQSIGASIENMLLACNELGLGAVWLGEILNQEDKVNSILKAPADMELMAIIAIGHPTDEERSSTRKSLAEITYRDNFENEW
- the ilvN gene encoding acetolactate synthase small subunit, with the translated sequence MRHTLAVLVENKFGVLSRVAGLFARRGYNIDSLAVGVTEDPNVSRMTLVVRGDDHVVEQVSKQLNKLIDVIRVTDLGADESVERELALIKVKSDKDTRAEIIQIVDIFRARIVDVASKSIIIEVTGDEEKIAAIEKLLKPFGIKELVRTGRIALTRGSKSS
- a CDS encoding acetolactate synthase large subunit; this encodes MSENTRKMTGARAIIECLYEENVEVIFGYPGGALLQIYDEIYKSDLRHILVRHEQAAAHAAEGYARATGKVGVCLATSGPGATNLVTGIANAYMDSIPMVALTGQVPRSMIGNDAFQEANITGITMPITKHNYLVQDAKDLPRIIKEAFHIASTGRPGPVLIDLPKDITTEEIEFSYPDKVDLKGYKPTYKGNLQQVKRAASAIEKAHRPLIYAGGGILGSNASEELLQFAEHIQTPVTTTLTGIGGFPTQHPLYIGMPGMHGTKYANYAIQECDLLIAVGARFDDRVTGKLASFASNAKILHIDIDPAEISKNIKVDIPIVGDAKNILSSLNKYVNPVEHETRKEWLDRIEGWKKSYPLHYVGEQDGLKPQYIIEQVYEACKDAIIVTEVGQHQMWAAQYYKFSQPRSFITSGGLGTMGYGYPAAIGAKVGKPDRVVFNIAGDGSFQMNSQEIATAVQNDIPVIVAIMNNGYLGMVRQWQELFFEKRYSHTCIRDSVDFVKLAQAYGAVGIRVEKTSEVKPALEKAMDSGKPVIIDFIVECEENVSPMVPAGAPINEILDLERKE
- a CDS encoding DNA topoisomerase I; its protein translation is MTIVVFAEKNKAAAKLATILSGGNSTREHVADLPVYSFVAKGDEYKIIGLAGHITSYDFDPAYRDWKAIDPAVLLTADPIKNITKKNYERAVRQLAKQADSIVLACDYDREGENIGFEARDIALQVKKVPVKRARFSSLSANEVQKAFNNLVEPDTNLALSADTRQILDLRMGAAFTRFMTLAVREEAYTKNILSIGPCQTPTCGFVYEREKTIRDFQPEDFWKIEAVFQAGSSEFEGVHRKGNIRDVELAKKIYEKLQGTREAIVFRLNIKEKQINPPYPLNTNEFLKRASKFLDISPEKALEIAEQLYLAGFISYPRTETNRYPEDHDFKSMLKNLLRIDEYAPFAENLLKTTVSPRNGKKDGHDHPPIHPIKAVSEKQIKNAVKLDNSWKVYDLIVRHFLANLMDPALFEKTHMEVHVKDEPFDCKGSVMKSEGWKQVYPFEISKEKLLPHVQEGDKVAVNKLTNTKSQTTPPKRLTEAELLTLMDKHGIGTKATAPSHIETNKKRGYFEIKGKTISMLDTGFNLMDALGVSVPILIQPEIRAKIEGLIEDVEKGIKSFDEAISEGTVLIQKMYTRLKSGKGDIVLRIAGSIKDEKLAEDKKNHIGKCDKCGRTLSIIRTDKGRFVGCSGYPQCRNTYPLPRKGSLDVMRSRECKKGGFAVLKVGGGKYYWSVGVGPCFNCEKQKLCFPPTVIGKCPTCGCDMILIETKDSKFLGCARRCGFTCSYPQKGRVTLRDETCDECGWRIVRVKEPKKDGRHYCINRKCNQKFKNLL
- a CDS encoding GIY-YIG nuclease family protein; translation: MCPKGTYCLILKTGGCTVSVGSLKSIVFEAGYYVYVGSALGPGGLKRMYRHQKLAREKDKNPRWHIDYLLVHPDFEFVDVVYTCSEKHIECGIADNLQGNYVLKFGCSDCSCQSHLFHRLTCPVNEIQAAIEDIGQIPKTLSENDDS